ACAGTCTCTCCTGCTGTTCGAGATCTGGATACGGTGCCGGGCTTCGCGGGTAAGCCGGGCCGGGACGCGCTGTGAATACGTCCCTGTACGCTCCGCTGAGGCCATCCCTGGCCTCAGAGGGCCCCGGCCCGGCTTACCCGCTCGCTATTCAACAGCGTGCTGAACGCGAAATCCGTTAGAACAGTGCCTGTTGATCAATCAGAACGGCGCTTCGATGGGCACCATCCCGACATAGACCGACTTGGTCTGGGTGTAATGCTCGATCGCCTCCCGGCCGTTTTCCCGGCCCAAGCCGGACAGCTTGTAGCCACCCACCGGCATCTCCGCCGGCGACGCGCCCCAGCTGTTGATCCAGCAAATCCCAGCCTCGAGCCGATGGATGACCCGGTGGGCCTTCAACAGGTCACGGGTAAAGACGCCGGCAGCGAGGCCGTATTCGGTATCGTTGGCACGTTTGATCACTTCGTCCTCATCGTCGAACGGCAGTACCGCCATCACCGGGCCGAAGATTTCCTCGCGCACGATTGTCATGTCATCACGACAGTCGGCGAACACCGTGGGCGCGACGAAGTAGCCGTTCTCGACGCCCGCCGGACGCAGACCCACGCCACCCGTCACCAGGCGCGCACCTTCCTGTTCGCCGGTTTCGACGTACTGCATCACTTTGTCGCGGTGGTCGGCGCTGATCAGTGCGCCAAGGTTGGTGTCGGGATTCATGGGATCGCCGGCAACAATGTTGTTCTCGGTACGGTTGACCAATTTCTCGAGGAACTGGTCGTACACACCGCGCTGGACGAACACCCGGGTGCCGTTGGTGCAGACTTCGCCCTGGGTGTAGAAGTTGCCCATCATGGCGCCGGATACCGCCTGGTCGATGTCCGCGTCATCGAAGATCACCATCGGCGACTTGCCGCCCAGCTCCATGGTGACGGACTTGAGGGTCTTCGACGCGTCACCCATGACCGTACGACCCGTCTGGGCCTCGCCGGTGAAGGACACCTTGGCAATGCGCGGATGCCCCGTCAGCATCTGGCCCACACGGTAGTCGCCCTGCACGACGTTGAAGACGCCCGCCGGAACGCCGGCCTCGATAAAGATTTCCGCCAGCTTGAGCGCGCCCAACGGCGTTTCCTCCGACGGCTTGTAGATCATGCTGTTGCCACAGGCCAGGGCGGGCGCGGATTTCCAGCAGGCGATCTGCAGCGGGTAGTTCCAGGCGCCGATACCGGCACAGACACCCAGCGGCTCGCGGCGGGTGTAGAAGAAGTCCGGCCCTACGGGCTGGCTGATGCCCTCGATGCTGGAGGCCTGGCCGGCGAAATACTCCACCGCGTCGGCGCCAGTCACGACATCGACGACGCTGGCTTCCTGCCAGGGCTTACCGGTGTCCAGCACTTCGATTTCCGCCAGCTCGTCATTGCGTTCGCGCAGCAGCAGCGCCGCTTTATTGAGGATGCGGCTGCGCTCCAGTCCGGTCAGCGCGGCCCATTCACGGAAACCGCGTTCGGCGCTTTGCACCGCTGCGGCCATGACCGAGTCGTCCGCCTGCTCCACCTGGTAGATCACAGCGCCGGTGGCCGGATTGACGACATCAAAAGTTTCACCGTCCTGGTTTGACAGGTAGCGACCGTCGATAAAGGATTGATATACGGGAAGAGTCATCGTTGAACTCCATTATTGGCCTGGATCGCCTGATCGATATAGGTCTTACACAACGCGATGGCCTCATCCGGTTCGATGCGCCCTTCGCTCATGGCGGCGCGCAACCAGAAACCGTCGATCAGTGCGGCAATGGTTTGAGCAATCCCCTTTACCCGGTCCGCGGGTATCAGGGCCTTGAGGTAGTACTGCAGGTTGGACAGCAGGCGCCGCTCATTGACTCGCTGCAGGCGCATCAGCTCAGGGCTATGCATGGCCTGGGTCCAGAACGCCAGCCAGGTCTTGGCTGATTGGGGGTCGGTCTGCACGCTGGAGAAGTTGGCATCGACAATGGCCATCAACCGATCACGCGGGGTATCTCGGCGCGCTTCCATACTGCGGAGCACGTCGCCGCCCAGGGTCGCCAACAGGTGGCGCATCGCCGCTTCCAGCAAACCCTGCTTACCGCCGAAATAATGACTCACGATCCCCACGGACATACCGGAGGCCTGGGCAATCTTGCCAATGGTCGCCCCCTGGAAACCATTGTCTTCGATGACCTTCAGCGTGGCGTCAATCAATTGCTGACGCCGGATCGATTCCACATCCACCCTTGCCATACGACCCTCGGGAACAGGCTTTGAATACATATTCAATATATTGAACGATCATTCAATATGATCAGATTAATCATTTGAGGGCTAAATATCAAACCGGCTCAAGACATCGAACGCGCCCTCGACTTCCGGCCAGCACCAGCCAAATTCGCGCAATCGCTTCCAGAACAGTGCATTACCTCAATATAGGCACCGAAAACTTTCTATTAGTGGTCAAATGAAAATATGAAGAAAGAGGCGGGATATGGATGTAGGTCGGGCTAGCAACGCGTAACCCGACATTGAGGTCAAAGTAGCTCTAAGGATCCGGGGATACCCGCAAATTTGTTGGGTTACGCGTTGCTAACCCGACCTACATAATGCGGAGAAAACCGTGCTCAACCCGCGAGGAAGAGCCCCATCAGAACAGGCGAGATAAACGAAAGGACAAAGCCGGACGCGATAGCCACCGGTACACAGGCCAGGCCGCCGCTGCGCCGGATGATCGGTAGAGTGAAATCCATGGCCGTTGCGCCGCCGTAGCCGATGGCCACCGCCGGACGTTGGCCAATCACCAGCGGGATGATTACCAGGGCGATGATCTCGCGCAACACGTCGTTGAGGAAAGCCACACCGCCCCAGGCCGGGCCCAGCGCATCGCCCACGACGATGCCGGATAGGGAATACCAACCAAAGCCAGAGGCCAGCGCCAGTACGTCCATCAGCGGCAGATCGTAAAACGGGGCAATCACCAGGCCAGCCAACAACGACGTGCCGGCCAGGGTCAGCGCAATGCCGAGTCCCTGTCGGTTCATGAGGAGCCGGCGTAGGGAAAGACCGGCATTGCGCAGCTGCAGACCGATCAGGAACAGCAGCAGCATCAACGCAGCGCTAGCCAGATCCTCAATCCAGATTAGCTCCGGCAGCAGCGCGTAACCCAGCAGCGTGCCGGCAATCACCGCGCCGAGGGGTCGCACGGCTCCCAGGAACAGACGGCGATAGCCGAGACTGCCTTCCGGCTGATCGTCGGCGTCCAGCCTCATGGGTTGCCAGCGATGCCACAACCAGAGTCCAAACAGATTGGCCACCAGGAGCGCGCCCACCAGGAGCAGCACCTGCCCCGTCATTCGGCTGAGCTGCTCAGCGAGGCCATCCAGTTGCCCCAGGCTGATGCCCAGCAAACCCAGGATGAGATAGACCATTCCCTCCACACCGTGGTTGATCCAGGTGAGCATTCGACGGTTTTGCAGGTGGATGGCAAAGCCGACGAAAAGCGGCACAAGGATCAAGAGGGCGCTGGCAAGCATGACGGTCCTAGGGGAACAGTGAGCGGTGGAACGGGTGACAGTATGATATGTCGACTGCGCCGGTGGACCGCGACAGTCGCTGAGACTATTACCGTGTAAAAGAGGAGCGGTAGTTTACCAGAGCGGCTCGTGCTGGTCAGGGTCAAAGACGTAGACCCCGGCATTGGCGTCGCGACCGCGGCGAATGGTGCGGGCATGGCGCTGGGCGCTGACGGTCCAAACTGCGTGCACCTTGGGCGCCGGTTCGTAACTCTGCGCCAGCAGGGAGCCTGCGACACCGCGCAAGGCGGCTTCGGCCTGGGAGGCACTTTTGTACGGCCCCTGGCATTTATGGCGTTCCGGCTGGCCGTTGTCCGGTCCACTGAGGGCAACCAGGGCCCAGGCCTCCTCGCCGACCGGTTTCACATGAAGCTCAATGCGCCGCTCGTCGCGCTTCATCACGAGCGCGCGGAGGGGACTTCGACCACTGAAATAATGCAGCTTCATCAATGTTGCACCTGGCGACTACATCTTCGGACGTTACACCTTCAAGCCAAGGGTTGCACCTGCCCAAGTTAGGGAAACCAACTCTCTAGTTACGGGTATTTCGATCCTGCACCAACACCCAGGGCGCAATGACGACGGCCCAGAGATCGGCTTCGGCGTCATACCAGGCCTGCGCCCGCTCGGGCGGAACCTCGCCTACCTGACCATCGGCCATCCATTGCTCGAAGCGAGCCTTATCGTCCGCAGCCAGGGCCTCGCCGACCTCCAGCAGGTCCAGTTTGTCGCTCACGAAGACCACCTGTCCACGGGCGAAAAAGGTCTGCAGGTCGCACCAGGGAACCAAGGCGGTTTCCAGGTTCAACTTGGCGCGCGTGTCATCCGGAGGTACGGCTGCGGACATGGGCTCTCCATTCTCGATTAATTGGAACCGGGTGCCTGCATCTGTTTCTGCTGCTGCGCCTGCATGAATTCCATGATCTTCTGCTGGTTGCGTTGCAGCACTTCGCGGTCGTTTTCAGACACCTTTTCGGCAATGTTACCGAATTGCTGGTTCATCTTCTCCCGGGCCTGCTCGGGAACGTTGGGATTTTTCATCATGGCTTCCTGGGTGGCGGCCATAAACCCCATCATGACGCGGGCCTGCACTTCGAGGAGCTCTTCCACGCTATCGAAGCCGTTATTCTCTGCCACACGCTGCACGTCGGCATAGGCATCGACCTCATCCAGCGCTTCCGACATGCCCTCGGCCATCGCTTCGGGATCAAAATCCTCTGCGCGGGGATCCAGACGCGGCGGCTGTTCCTCGGGCGGCAGTGTCGCCAGTCGCTGGCCAACCTGTTCCATTACCGGCTGCAGTTCGTCCATGGCACCCAGCAGGTTTTCCAGCCGCTCATCGGTCAGAGGCGCATCAGCCTGTGCCAGCACCGCCATCATGGCGAGGCCCAGACCGGCCAGCCAACGACCCATTAATCGTTTCATCTTGCTCTCCTTATCATTCAACTAACCCGGAACGTCCAGCCCGGTCGTGTGGAGTCGCCGACGAGAACCGGCCACTCCGTATTTGCTGGATCCTGCACAGCCGTGCTGTCTCCGGCGTCATCAGCGTGGCATGAATCGCAAGGGTGGACAAGACGAGGCTACAGGAACCGTTAGATTGCTTCAGACATGCTGGCGGTTTCGCCAAGCCAACCGGCGTCTGGCCGGAGGCGCCCACCGGGCCTTGCCAAGAGCCATAACGCTGTGGATGCAGCCTTCAGAGCACGCACAGGCCATTTGGAGTTATTCAGAGGCTCCCTAGTTGAAGACAGCAACACCGTCCTTGCCTGCGGCCTTGCGGCTGTGAAGCGCACGGTCCGCCGATAGCAGCACGGCATCGGCCGACGGGAAGTCGCCCAGCTGCACCAAACCGACACTGAGCGTGACTCGGAAGCTGCCACCATCGCACCGGAACACCAGGTTGGAGAAGTGCCGGCGGACATCGTCTAGCACACTCCAGGCGTCCAGTTCATCGCAGTCGGGCAGGACCACGACAAACTCCTGACCGTTATAGCGCCCTACCCGATCCGTACGACGCAGTCGTCGGGATAACGTGTTGGCGAGCGTACGTATGACCCTATCGCCCTGGGGATGACCATAGGTGGCATTGACCTCCTGTAGGTCATCGAGGTCGACAAGAGCCGCCACGGCGTTGTGGCTTTTGCGGCGGACTCGCGCCAATTCGTCGTTCAGCGCCTGTTTGATCGACTGATGGTTCATCACACCGGTCAGGCTGTCCCGCGAAAGGAGTCGATTCATGCGGCGGGTTCGCGCGCACTGCGCCCGCACGCTATTGACCAGTTGGCGGTCGGACACCGGCTTGGCCACTAATTCGTCGAGGCCGTCCAATGGCGCCGTCAGGCGATTGTCGCGGGTCTGGCTGGAAACCAGTTGAATAATGGGTAGATCCTGCCACTCCCGCTGCTGACGGAGGGTGCGCGTCAGGATCTCGCCGGCGTAGGGTCCGGCATCGGTATCCATGACCACGAGGTCCGGCCGAAATTGCGCCAGCGCAGCGAAACATTCCTCCGGGTCGTTGATCGCCGAGACATGGAAACCCGATGCCCCAAGCACGGCCCGGCAGTGCTCCGCCCCTTCCGGCTCGTCTGCGATCACCAACACGCGCCCGTGCTGGACCTCGTCGACTTCGGCCATCTGCCGTTCGATACGCTCAACCAGTTGCGGGACCTCGATCGGGCGTACAAAAAAACCGCCGGCACGGCTCTTGGCCAATTTGTAGCGCAGTTGGAAGGTATCCACGTCAGACAGGTAGATCACTGGCAGGAAGGCGTTCGTCCGCATGAACGGTGCATCCGCCAGCGCCTGCGAAAAAACAATATCTGCGACGACGGAAACTGGCGTCTCGGTGCCCGCCTGGTTGGCGAACGCTTCCAGACCACTCATATCGGTTACCCAGAGCACTTCATAGCCGTTTCGCTGAAGACCCGCCATCAGGTGCTCCGCGGTTTCAACATCGGGCTCCAGCAAGACCACCCAGGAAGGTTCAACCAGCGGAATGGTCGGCTGGGACCGTTTTTCCTCGCTGACCGGCGCACGGGATTCTTCATCGCTCGGCGATACTTGAGGCTCCTGAAGCTCCTGCATTTCCGTATCCCATATGCCGGGCGCCAGTAATTCGTAATCCGCCAGGTCAACATCTGGCAAGTCCGGGTTTGCGAAGTCATGGCTTACCTGGTCATGGTCCGCCAGGTCATTCGCTGAAAGATCCGCTTCCAACTGGTCAGCCGCCAGATCATAGTCCGACACGTCATACTTCAGGATTTCGGGCTCGGTCTCTGCTGGCTCCGGATTTCCAGGTTCAGGCCTGGTGGGTTCTGATGCTTCCGGTGCTTCCGGTGCTTCCGACTCAAGCATCTCCGAATCGACCGTTCCTGCTTCGCTAAAGTCTGTTTCGAGCGTTTCCGGTTCAGCTCGCTCTCTGGGCGGCGTTTCGGGTTCTTGCTCAGGTTGCTCCGGTTGATCAAGGCGCTCCGGCTCAACAGACTGAGGTCTGCGATAGACCGTTTTGGGCGTGTGATAGGCCTCAAGCACGGAATTGGGTACGCGGGAGAGCAAATCGGTTTCGAGCAGGCCACCCAGCGCCCGAACATGCTCGGCAAAGGTGCTTCCGAGCTGCGCCCGGAATGTTTCGTCGCCGATCTTTCCGGCATCCACGACCGGCTGCAACGCCTGTTCCAGCACCCGGGCCTCCTGCCGCAAGCGGTAAAGTCCCAACGTTCGCGAGTCACCGGCGATATTGTGAAGCGTCTGTAGTACCGACCGGGCACGCTGCAAACCTGCCACACCTACCATCGGCGTTGCCAACAGGTCATCCAGTTCCATCAGCTCGAGCCGTACACGTTCGGCAAAGCTGTCTCTCAATGCCTGGATCTGAAGATGGACATCGGGAGCGTTCACTTCAATTCACCTCTCTGGGAACGACAAGCCTGGGAGCGAAAATCATGGGGAAGATAGACGGTTTCATGGTACACAAACGCCATCCGCATCGGGACGGCTGATCAATTACAGTACAGCAACAAAAAAAGCCCCATCCCGCCAGTACAGGCAGTATGGGGCTTTCAGGTTCACCGTGGCGATCAGGCCGCCTTGATCATCTCCCGCAGCACATAATGCAGGATACCGCCATTAATGAAGTACTTGGCTTCATTGACCGTATCGATGCGAGAGATCAGCTCGACCGTCTCTTCCTTGCCGTCCGGGTAGGCCACTGTCATGGTGACTTTCTGGCCGGGCTTGGGTTCGCCGGCCATACCGGACAGGCTGATGGTTTCCTCACCCGTCAGCTTCAGCGACTTGCGGTCCACCCCTTCCGGGAACTGCAGGGGCATCACGCCCATACCGATCAGGTTTGAACGGTGGATCCGCTCGAAGGATTCTGCGACCACCGCCTTCACGCCCAACAGCCGCGTACCCTTGGCAGCCCAGTCACGACTGGAGCCGGTACCATACTCTTTGCCCGCAATGACCACCAGCGGTGTGTCGTCTTCCTGGTACTTCATTGCAGCGTCGTAGATTGCCATCTCTTCGCCCGAGGGCACATGGCGGGTATACCCCCCTTCCACACCGTCGAGCATTTCGTTCTTGATCCGCACGTTGGCGAAGGTGCCCCGCATCATGACTTCGTGGTTACCCCGGCGCGAGCCGTAGGAGTTGAAGTCTTTCGGCTCCACGCCATGCTCCTGCAGGTAACGTCCGGCAGGGCTGTCGGCCTTGATGGAACCGGCCGGCGAGATATGGTCCGTGGTCACCGAATCGCCCAGAAGTGCCAGGACGCGGGCGTCCTTGACGTCTTCCACCGGCTCCGGCTCGGTATCCATGCCCTCGAAGAACGGCGGATGCTGGATGTAGGTGGACTTGTCGGACCACTCGTAGACCTTGCTCTCGGGCACCTTGATCGATTGCCAAGTGGCGTCGCCGTCGAAGACGGCGGCGTATTCCTTGCGGAACATATCGGTCTTGACCTTCTCGACCGCCTCGGCGATTTCCGCCTGGCTCGGCCAGATATCCTGCAGGTAGACCGGATTGCCGTCCTTGTCCTTGCCCAAGGGGTCCTTGGTCAGGTCGACGCGGACGTTCCCGGCCAGGGCATAGGCCACAACCAGCGGCGGCGAGGCCAGCCAGTTGGTCTTGACCAGCGGATGCACCCGTCCTTCGAAGTTTCGGTTGCCGGACAGGACCGACGCCACTGTCAGGTCGCCGTTTTCGACGGCTTTTTCGATCGGCTCGGGCAACGGACCTGAGTTACCGATGCAGGTGGTGCAACCGTAACCCACCAGGTTGAAACCCAGCTTGTCCAGATCTTCCTGGAAGCCGCCCGCTTCGAAGTACTCGGTCACCACCTTCGAACCCGGCGCCAGGGAGGTCTTCACCCAGGGTTTGGTCATCAGGCCCTTCTCCAGCGCTTTCCGGGCCAGAAGACCGGCCGCCATCATCACGCTGGGGTTGGACGTATTGGTGCAGGACGTGATGGCTGCGATCACGACGGCGCCCGGATCGAGACGGAATTTCTCCCCATTGAACTCGGTGTGCTGGCTCAAGGCGTGCTCGAAGCTGTCTTCCACATCGCCCGGGTCGACCGGCATCTGTCCGCCCTCGGATTGCATCTTGCCACGCTCGGTATCCGACGCGGGGTCCTTGTCCGAAGTCTGCATCAGCAGTTCGAACGAGGACTTCATGTTCTTGAGGGCCACTCGGTCCTGGGGACGTTTCGGGCCGGCCAGGCTAGCCTCGACGTCGCCCATATCCAGCTCCAGTGTATCCGTGTAGACCGGCTCGTGACCGGGCTCACGCCACAGCCCCTGTGCCTTGGCGTAGGCTTCGACCAATTCGATCTGCTTGTCGTCACGCCCCGTCAGTTGCATGTACTTCAGGGTCTGTTCGTCCACCGGGAAGAAGCCGCAGGTCGCACCGTATTCCGGGGCCATGTTGGCAATGGTGGCCCGATCGGCGACCGGCATATCCTTCAAACCATCGCCGTAGAATTCCACGAACTTGCCCACCACGCCGCGCTCGCGCAGCATCTGGGTCACGGTCAGCACCAGGTCGGTCGCCGTGATGCCTTCACGTAGCTTGCCGGTAATCTTGAAGCCCACCACTTCGGGAATGAGCATGGAGACCGGCTGACCCAGCATCGCGGCTTCCGCCTCGATACCACCAACACCCCAACCCAGGATGCCGAGACCATTGATCATGGTGGTATGGGAATCGGTGCCCACGAGCGTATCGGGGAAGGCGTAGTGCTTGCCGTCCTGCTCCTTGGTCCAGACCGTCTGGCCTAGGTATTCCAGGTTGACCTGGTGGCAGATACCGGTGCCCGGCGGCACTACACGGAAGTTGTCGAACGCCTGCTGGCCCCAACGCAGGAATTCGTAGCGTTCGGCGTTACGCTCCATCTCGATGGCCACGTTGTCCTTGAACGCCGAGGCATCGGCGAAGTGATCGACCATGACCGAGTGGTCGATTACCAGGTCTACCGCGGAAAGGGGATTGATGCGCGCCGGGTCCTTGCCCGCCGCGTTCATGGCGTCACGCATGGCCGCCAGGTCGACCACGGCCGGGACCCCGGTGAAGTCCTGCATCAGTACCCGCGCCGGGCGGTACTGGATCTCGGTATCCGAGTTGCGCTCATCCAGCCACTTGTACATGGCCTTGAGATGATCCTCGGTGACGGTCTCTCCGTCCTCGTTGCGCAGCAGATTTTCGAGCAGCACTTTCAGGGAGAAGGGCAGCCGGGACACATCGCCCAGCGTCTTGCCCGCTTCCGGCAGGCTGTAATAATGGAAGGTGTTGCCGGCCACATCGAGGCTGGCCAGGGTATTCAGACTGTCGTTACTGATACCTTCTTTTGACATGTGACGCCTCCTTTCCTTATCGGTATCGAAATTTAAAAGGGCGTAATCAGGAGCCTTTGGATCTAACTGCAGTATTCAGCATCATCCTGTTTTGTTCGCCAAACACGGCAAAAGGTTCCAGTCCTTACTCTCTCATCATGAGTTCAGATTGCTTCGGACCACCCGCAAGTAGAATTCCATACTTACTATTGCACCAATTGGAGTGACTTCAACCACGGTGCCATGAATGTTCTGAATAACCTGCGTGAATGCTGTCGGCAAACAGTATTCACCATCGCTAGCCCAAAGGCGCATGCCGGGTAGTTCAGCCCATGCGCTGGTGAATGGCACCGTGGTGCATCCGGTTGACCCACATCATGCCGGACCGGATAGGAGCACTACCCCGGTTAGGCGCATTATCCCCAGTCTAGCAGCCTGAACGGCCGGCTCACCCCAACCATGTTAATGCTGACGATCCCCATAGAGTTGGGCATAAAGTCCCTGACGGGCAATCAGTTCGTCGTGGTGCCCTTCTTCGATGATCTGGCCGTCCTCGAAGACATAGGCCCGGTCGGCCTGTTTCACGGCGCTGAGCCGGTGGGCGATGATCAGCGTGGTGCGCTGCTCGAGGAAGGATTCCAGCGCCTGGTGCAGCTGGTATTC
The window above is part of the Marinobacter nanhaiticus D15-8W genome. Proteins encoded here:
- the betB gene encoding betaine-aldehyde dehydrogenase, whose amino-acid sequence is MTLPVYQSFIDGRYLSNQDGETFDVVNPATGAVIYQVEQADDSVMAAAVQSAERGFREWAALTGLERSRILNKAALLLRERNDELAEIEVLDTGKPWQEASVVDVVTGADAVEYFAGQASSIEGISQPVGPDFFYTRREPLGVCAGIGAWNYPLQIACWKSAPALACGNSMIYKPSEETPLGALKLAEIFIEAGVPAGVFNVVQGDYRVGQMLTGHPRIAKVSFTGEAQTGRTVMGDASKTLKSVTMELGGKSPMVIFDDADIDQAVSGAMMGNFYTQGEVCTNGTRVFVQRGVYDQFLEKLVNRTENNIVAGDPMNPDTNLGALISADHRDKVMQYVETGEQEGARLVTGGVGLRPAGVENGYFVAPTVFADCRDDMTIVREEIFGPVMAVLPFDDEDEVIKRANDTEYGLAAGVFTRDLLKAHRVIHRLEAGICWINSWGASPAEMPVGGYKLSGLGRENGREAIEHYTQTKSVYVGMVPIEAPF
- the betI gene encoding transcriptional regulator BetI, coding for MARVDVESIRRQQLIDATLKVIEDNGFQGATIGKIAQASGMSVGIVSHYFGGKQGLLEAAMRHLLATLGGDVLRSMEARRDTPRDRLMAIVDANFSSVQTDPQSAKTWLAFWTQAMHSPELMRLQRVNERRLLSNLQYYLKALIPADRVKGIAQTIAALIDGFWLRAAMSEGRIEPDEAIALCKTYIDQAIQANNGVQR
- a CDS encoding lysine exporter LysO family protein, encoding MLASALLILVPLFVGFAIHLQNRRMLTWINHGVEGMVYLILGLLGISLGQLDGLAEQLSRMTGQVLLLVGALLVANLFGLWLWHRWQPMRLDADDQPEGSLGYRRLFLGAVRPLGAVIAGTLLGYALLPELIWIEDLASAALMLLLFLIGLQLRNAGLSLRRLLMNRQGLGIALTLAGTSLLAGLVIAPFYDLPLMDVLALASGFGWYSLSGIVVGDALGPAWGGVAFLNDVLREIIALVIIPLVIGQRPAVAIGYGGATAMDFTLPIIRRSGGLACVPVAIASGFVLSFISPVLMGLFLAG
- a CDS encoding DUF2288 domain-containing protein; protein product: MSAAVPPDDTRAKLNLETALVPWCDLQTFFARGQVVFVSDKLDLLEVGEALAADDKARFEQWMADGQVGEVPPERAQAWYDAEADLWAVVIAPWVLVQDRNTRN
- a CDS encoding GGDEF domain-containing response regulator; protein product: MNAPDVHLQIQALRDSFAERVRLELMELDDLLATPMVGVAGLQRARSVLQTLHNIAGDSRTLGLYRLRQEARVLEQALQPVVDAGKIGDETFRAQLGSTFAEHVRALGGLLETDLLSRVPNSVLEAYHTPKTVYRRPQSVEPERLDQPEQPEQEPETPPRERAEPETLETDFSEAGTVDSEMLESEAPEAPEASEPTRPEPGNPEPAETEPEILKYDVSDYDLAADQLEADLSANDLADHDQVSHDFANPDLPDVDLADYELLAPGIWDTEMQELQEPQVSPSDEESRAPVSEEKRSQPTIPLVEPSWVVLLEPDVETAEHLMAGLQRNGYEVLWVTDMSGLEAFANQAGTETPVSVVADIVFSQALADAPFMRTNAFLPVIYLSDVDTFQLRYKLAKSRAGGFFVRPIEVPQLVERIERQMAEVDEVQHGRVLVIADEPEGAEHCRAVLGASGFHVSAINDPEECFAALAQFRPDLVVMDTDAGPYAGEILTRTLRQQREWQDLPIIQLVSSQTRDNRLTAPLDGLDELVAKPVSDRQLVNSVRAQCARTRRMNRLLSRDSLTGVMNHQSIKQALNDELARVRRKSHNAVAALVDLDDLQEVNATYGHPQGDRVIRTLANTLSRRLRRTDRVGRYNGQEFVVVLPDCDELDAWSVLDDVRRHFSNLVFRCDGGSFRVTLSVGLVQLGDFPSADAVLLSADRALHSRKAAGKDGVAVFN
- the acnA gene encoding aconitate hydratase AcnA, which encodes MSKEGISNDSLNTLASLDVAGNTFHYYSLPEAGKTLGDVSRLPFSLKVLLENLLRNEDGETVTEDHLKAMYKWLDERNSDTEIQYRPARVLMQDFTGVPAVVDLAAMRDAMNAAGKDPARINPLSAVDLVIDHSVMVDHFADASAFKDNVAIEMERNAERYEFLRWGQQAFDNFRVVPPGTGICHQVNLEYLGQTVWTKEQDGKHYAFPDTLVGTDSHTTMINGLGILGWGVGGIEAEAAMLGQPVSMLIPEVVGFKITGKLREGITATDLVLTVTQMLRERGVVGKFVEFYGDGLKDMPVADRATIANMAPEYGATCGFFPVDEQTLKYMQLTGRDDKQIELVEAYAKAQGLWREPGHEPVYTDTLELDMGDVEASLAGPKRPQDRVALKNMKSSFELLMQTSDKDPASDTERGKMQSEGGQMPVDPGDVEDSFEHALSQHTEFNGEKFRLDPGAVVIAAITSCTNTSNPSVMMAAGLLARKALEKGLMTKPWVKTSLAPGSKVVTEYFEAGGFQEDLDKLGFNLVGYGCTTCIGNSGPLPEPIEKAVENGDLTVASVLSGNRNFEGRVHPLVKTNWLASPPLVVAYALAGNVRVDLTKDPLGKDKDGNPVYLQDIWPSQAEIAEAVEKVKTDMFRKEYAAVFDGDATWQSIKVPESKVYEWSDKSTYIQHPPFFEGMDTEPEPVEDVKDARVLALLGDSVTTDHISPAGSIKADSPAGRYLQEHGVEPKDFNSYGSRRGNHEVMMRGTFANVRIKNEMLDGVEGGYTRHVPSGEEMAIYDAAMKYQEDDTPLVVIAGKEYGTGSSRDWAAKGTRLLGVKAVVAESFERIHRSNLIGMGVMPLQFPEGVDRKSLKLTGEETISLSGMAGEPKPGQKVTMTVAYPDGKEETVELISRIDTVNEAKYFINGGILHYVLREMIKAA